DNA sequence from the Euzebyales bacterium genome:
CCTACGATGCGCAGACCGTTGCGCGTCCCGCAAGACGCGGTGGGCCGGGACGGGGGCGCCACGGTGACGGGGTGAACCGGAACCCGTCCGCGTGCGTGTTTGTAGAGGGATTCGGTGAGCAGGCTCAGGTGGCCGCACCGCGACACGGGTCGACGCCACCACCCGGAGCACACTCGACGGTGGCGTACGTGTTCGCGGTCAGCGCGCGCGAAACGGACGCGAGGCCTGGGGTCCCAGGGCCGGTGACGGGAGCCCTGGGGCCCCACAACCGCTCTCGGGCCCCGCCCGTCACGGCGCGAAGACGGCCTTGATCGTGCCGCCGGCGTGCCTCGCGAACCGCTCGTACGTGGCTGGACCGTCGGCCAGGTCCACGTGGGGATGGGTGATCACCACGTCCGCCAGCGTGCGCGCCAGTTCCACGGCGTCGGGAAGCATGCGGTCGAGGGCGCTCCGCACCGGCGCCCGGCCGAACCGGACCGTCAGGTTGCGGCCATAGGCATCGACCGGCGAGAAGCCGAACGCCGAGCCGGTCTGCACGGCGATCACCGACAGCGTCCCGCCCGGACGGACCAGTTCCGAGGCCAGCGCCTGCGCCTGGTGGCCGCCGGCCGCCTCGACGACCGCCGCGGCGCCCTCGTCGGACCCGAGCGCCGAGAGCACCTCCACGGCCGCTTCCGGTCGTGCGCAGTGGACGCCGAGGCGGGCGGCCGCAGCCCGACGCGCGGGCACCGGATCGACCGCGAGCACAGCCGACGCGTCGCTGCGGATCGCGACCGCGGCCGCGCACAGTCCGACCGCCCCCAGGCCGACCACGACCACCGGCGCGTCCGGTCGCGGGTCGGCGCGCTCGACCGCGCACCACGCCGTCGGCAGGTTGTCGGTCAACAGCACCGCGGCGGTGTCGTCCAGCGATGGCGGCACGGCCACCAATGTGGTGTCGGCCAGGGGCACGCGCACGAGCTCTGCCTGGCCGCCGTGCAGCGCGGGCGCGTGCGGCCGGTCGGCCGGACCGAACCCGAAGAGCTCACCGCGCACGCACCGCGCGGTCAGCCCACGCCTGCACGGGGCGCAGCGGCCACACGACGTCGTGAAGGCGGCGAGCACGCGCTCGCCCACCGCGACCGCCGTGACTGCGCCGCCCGTCGCCACAACCTCGCCGACGATCTCGTGGCCGGTGACGACGCCGAAGCGCACGCTCTCGCGCCCCTCGTAGGGGTGCAGGTCGGACCCGCACAGTCCGGCGCGGTGGACGGCCACCACGGCATCGGTGGGCGCCTCGATGGTCGGGTCGGGCAGATCGGTCCGGTAGGCGATGTCTCCCACGCCATCGAGCACCAGTCCACGCATGATCGACCTCCGATCGACTGCGGGGATCCTGCCAGGTTCCTGACAGACCCGTGTCAGCAGGACCGCGTCTGCTGCCAGGAAGGTGTCAGCAGCCCACCGTCATGGTGTCCCCATCGCACCCGATGCACCCAGGAAAGGACCCGCGATGGCACACCCCGACATGGTCCCGCTGATCATCACCGATGCGCTCGACGTCGTGCGCGCCTTCTACGTGGACCGGCTCGGCGCCACGACGACGATCGAGATGGACACCTACGTGCAACTGCGCTTCGGCGACATCGAGCACACACGCGAGCTGGCATTCATGGCGCCGGACCAGCCCGGAGGTCCGCTGGCCGGCCAGCCCACCTTCGCCGGTGGGTTGGTCGTCTCGGTGTCGGTCGACGACGCGGACAAGTACCAGGAGGTCCTGGTCGGCCGCGGCGTCGACGCGCCGGAACCCACAGACAAGCCGTGGGGCTGGCGCAGCTTCACGGTGACCGACCCGGCCGGTGTGGTGGTGGACTTCTTCCACGAGATCGCGAACACTGCCGCCAAGGATGCGCAGAGCTGACCGGCTGTTCTCGATCGTGCTCGAGCTGCGCCGCCGTCCCGTCACGACGGCGGCGCAGCTCGCCGATGCGCTCGAGGTGTCGGTGCGCACGATCTACCGCGACATCGCGGATCTCGTCGCGGCGGGCATCCCGGTCGAGGGCGAGGCCGGCGTCGGCTACCGCCTGGGTTCCGACTTCGAACTGCCACCGCTGATGTTCACCGTCGCAGAGGTGCAGGCGCTCGTCCTGGGTGGGCGCATGGTCGAGGCGTGGGGTGATCCACGCCTGCGGGCAGCGGCGCGCAGCTCGCTGGCCAAGGTCGAGGCCGTCCTACCGCCAAGCGAGCGGCACCGCATCACCGACACCGCGCTGTACGCGCTGT
Encoded proteins:
- a CDS encoding YafY family protein, with product MRRADRLFSIVLELRRRPVTTAAQLADALEVSVRTIYRDIADLVAAGIPVEGEAGVGYRLGSDFELPPLMFTVAEVQALVLGGRMVEAWGDPRLRAAARSSLAKVEAVLPPSERHRITDTALYALSYWSPEEPRETLGVVREAIDRRHRMHMTYSTPDGERTERVIRPLGLFFWGRTWTVAAWCELREDHRSFRVDRIIDPRLLVDRFALEPPVTLDDFMVSVRDE
- a CDS encoding alcohol dehydrogenase catalytic domain-containing protein, translating into MRGLVLDGVGDIAYRTDLPDPTIEAPTDAVVAVHRAGLCGSDLHPYEGRESVRFGVVTGHEIVGEVVATGGAVTAVAVGERVLAAFTTSCGRCAPCRRGLTARCVRGELFGFGPADRPHAPALHGGQAELVRVPLADTTLVAVPPSLDDTAAVLLTDNLPTAWCAVERADPRPDAPVVVVGLGAVGLCAAAVAIRSDASAVLAVDPVPARRAAAARLGVHCARPEAAVEVLSALGSDEGAAAVVEAAGGHQAQALASELVRPGGTLSVIAVQTGSAFGFSPVDAYGRNLTVRFGRAPVRSALDRMLPDAVELARTLADVVITHPHVDLADGPATYERFARHAGGTIKAVFAP
- a CDS encoding VOC family protein, which translates into the protein MAHPDMVPLIITDALDVVRAFYVDRLGATTTIEMDTYVQLRFGDIEHTRELAFMAPDQPGGPLAGQPTFAGGLVVSVSVDDADKYQEVLVGRGVDAPEPTDKPWGWRSFTVTDPAGVVVDFFHEIANTAAKDAQS